AAGGAAGTTTTATGTACTTATTTTTAACATTTATAATTATGTTTTCATTTAATTCAAAATCAGCTTTTGCTGAAATAGGAGATCGTAGCACTCCATATAGTGCATGGTTTAATTATAATTTTTTACTTCAAGAATATGAATGGGATACTCCTAAAGAAGTGGAATTGCAATTATTCGATATGTATACAGGTGAAGAAGCAAATGAAATTGTAGAAAATGAAAATATGTATAATACAAAACCAGCTGAAGATGAAGAATGGATTGTGATGGGATTTAATTTAAAATATGTCTCAGGACCAGAAGAACCTTTATACGCTTATGATGTGGTTAATAGTTACGATAGTTTTTATACAAAGTCTGGTCAAAAAGTTAACCCAATTGATACAGCTGCATTTTCAGACCAGTTAGAAGGTTTAAGTGAAGACGATGTAGAGTTATATCCAGGTGCTGAATCTGAAGTTTATTACGGTATATTAGTGAAAAAAACAGTTGGCTATCCAATTATTCGAATCGGGATGGGGTATGATTCTCGTGCAGATCAAACTAAATACGGATGGTTTTCAACTGATCCAAATTATGTAGAGCCTATACTTTCACCAACCAACGTAAAGGCAGCAGCTAGTTCATATAATAGTATTAAATTAAGCTGGACAAAAGCTGAGGATGTGTCAGGTTATGAAATTTATCGTTCTACTTCCAGTACAGGTACGTTTACGAAAATAGCAACTACTTCAAGTACTTCGTATACTAATACATCTTTAA
This genomic interval from Gottfriedia acidiceleris contains the following:
- a CDS encoding fibronectin type III domain-containing protein → MKKGSFMYLFLTFIIMFSFNSKSAFAEIGDRSTPYSAWFNYNFLLQEYEWDTPKEVELQLFDMYTGEEANEIVENENMYNTKPAEDEEWIVMGFNLKYVSGPEEPLYAYDVVNSYDSFYTKSGQKVNPIDTAAFSDQLEGLSEDDVELYPGAESEVYYGILVKKTVGYPIIRIGMGYDSRADQTKYGWFSTDPNYVEPILSPTNVKAAASSYNSIKLSWTKAEDVSGYEIYRSTSSTGTFTKIATTSSTSYTNTSLNTGTTYYYKIKSYKTGTPTQYSDYSKAVSAKPVLSTPTSVKAVSSSYNSVKTTWAAVSGASGYEVYRSTSSTGTYSLAGTTSSTSFNNTGLTTNKTYYYKVKSYRIVGSKKVYGNYSTVVSAKPIPSVPTNFNVAKVNSTSAKISWSSVSGASGYEIYRSTSSTGSYSLVKSTTSTSYTNSGLTKGKTYYYKVRTYRTVGTTKVYSGWTTIKSVKL